In Primulina eburnea isolate SZY01 chromosome 3, ASM2296580v1, whole genome shotgun sequence, one DNA window encodes the following:
- the LOC140827217 gene encoding uncharacterized protein, with amino-acid sequence MGSLGWSALLRRTCSSVTEGMMYVGELAERANVARSDACQELREGQALREQLLATIDEMKVSHAKELSESQARFLESQIQCDELSKQKQESQRLTEDQAKEIQKLKEELKNSQAELKDAKARHAAEASSFKEEFLKSEEFVEICGPKAFHYLGVGFEGAVGLVKAQGYPPPGAPTDFIDLEGFISSLPPPPPPRFLDRAPLHMLFSALLYFP; translated from the exons ATGGGTTCACTGGGGTGGTCTGCACTCCTTCGCCGGACATGCAGCAGTGTCACTGAG GGCATGATGTACGTCGGGGAGTTGGCTGAGCGTGCTAACGTCGCTCGATCTGACGCCTGTCAAGAATTACGCGAGGGCCAGGCTCTCCGCGAACAGCTTCTGGCAACTATTGACGAGATGAAAGTGTCGCATGCTAAGGAGCTTTCGGAGTCTCAAGCTCGATTTTTGGAGTCCCAAATCCAATGCGACGAGCTCTCGAAACAGAAGCAGGAGTCTCAGCGGCTGACAGAGGACCAAGCTAAAGAGATCCAGAAGCTGAAGGAAGAATTAAAGAATTCCCAAGCTGAGCTTAAAGACGCCAAGGCACGACATGCTGCCGAAGCCTCCTCCTTCAAAGAGGAATTTCTCAAATCCGAAGAATTTGTCGAGATCTGTGGCCCGAAAGCTTTTCACTACCTGGGGGTGGGTTTCGAGGGTGCAGTTGGCCTCGTCAAGGCTCAGGGTTATCCTCCGCCAGGCGCCCCTACTGACTTTATCGACCTTGAGGGCTTCATATCGagtctccccccccccccccccccccgatTCTTAGATCGAGCTCCTTTACATATGTTATTTTCTGCACTGCTTTATTTTCCGTAG
- the LOC140827218 gene encoding uncharacterized protein, giving the protein MSYQVSYGHTEPLREKEPKKLLSVWSTGNEAVLPAEIRLESARVVFYDEDNDARRATDLDLLKEKREAASIQLEAYKNRNAQSYNQRVIQRNFQMGDLFLRKVQEEQRGKLDPKWEGPFKVIEKLSSGAYYLENAQGQVLKRPWNAYHLRKYYA; this is encoded by the coding sequence ATGAGCTACCAAGTGTCTTATGGGCATACCGAACCACTCCGAGAGAAGGAACCAAAGAAACTCCTTTCAGTTTGGTCTACAGGTAATGAAGCAGTGCTTCCGGCTGAGATCAGGTTGGAATCGGCGAGGGTAGTGTTTTATGACGAGGACAATGACGCGAGACGTGCTACTGACCTTGATCTTTTGAAAGAAAAGAGAGAGGCTGCCAGCATTCAACTGGAAGCTTATAAGAACCGCAATGCACAGTCTTATAATCAAAGAGTCATTCAAAGAAACTTCCAGATGGGTGACTTGTTCCTGAGGAAGGTGCAAGAAGAGCAGAGAGGAAAGTTGGACCCAAAGTGGGAAGGCCCCTTCAAAGTTATCGAGAAGCTGAGCTCTGGAGCCTACTACTTGGAGAACGCGCAAGGCCAGGTGCTGAAGAGGCCCTGGAACGCTTATCACCTTAGGAAGTATTATGCTTGA